A window from Chitinophaga filiformis encodes these proteins:
- a CDS encoding tRNA-binding protein, with protein MDTITWADFEKVEIRVGTITEAADFPRAKNPAYQLTIDFGPDLGIRRSSAQITKLYQRDELIGKQVVAVVNFPVKQIANFFSECLVLGVVGTDKEIVLLQPDRTVANGLKIG; from the coding sequence ATGGACACAATCACCTGGGCGGATTTTGAGAAAGTAGAGATCAGGGTAGGTACAATCACTGAAGCGGCCGATTTTCCACGGGCAAAGAATCCTGCATATCAGCTGACCATTGATTTCGGACCTGATTTAGGCATCAGACGATCTTCCGCACAGATTACGAAGTTATACCAGCGGGATGAGCTGATAGGTAAGCAAGTGGTGGCGGTAGTGAATTTCCCGGTTAAGCAGATCGCGAACTTCTTTTCAGAGTGCTTGGTATTGGGAGTTGTTGGAACGGACAAGGAGATTGTTCTGCTTCAGCCTGATAGAACGGTGGCTAACGGGCTCAAAATTGGCTAA
- the lptC gene encoding LPS export ABC transporter periplasmic protein LptC, which produces MNRVIARIAFVFSLLAMVSCENDMNAIMNLDKSTTAVEEGKDIESMYSQTGRVKAKLTAPVMLRHLKPPVYVEFSKGLKVLFYNDSLDVESTLTARYGKYFENDANIFLRDHVVVINKKGERLDCQELNWDSKLQKFLSNKPVRISTATDTLYGTGLESNQDFSDYTILHPSGPFTIQDSTMTQ; this is translated from the coding sequence ATGAACAGAGTTATAGCGCGTATAGCGTTTGTTTTTTCTCTTCTGGCGATGGTTTCCTGTGAGAACGATATGAATGCCATCATGAATCTCGATAAGAGCACGACAGCTGTTGAAGAGGGAAAAGATATAGAATCCATGTATAGCCAGACGGGACGTGTAAAAGCGAAACTGACGGCGCCGGTGATGCTCAGGCACCTGAAACCTCCTGTGTATGTTGAGTTTAGTAAGGGACTTAAGGTGCTGTTCTACAACGACAGCCTCGACGTGGAAAGTACCCTCACTGCCAGGTATGGGAAATATTTTGAAAATGACGCCAACATCTTCCTGAGAGATCATGTGGTGGTGATCAATAAAAAGGGAGAAAGACTGGATTGCCAGGAGTTGAACTGGGATTCAAAACTGCAGAAGTTCCTGTCTAACAAGCCGGTACGTATCAGTACGGCTACAGACACGCTTTATGGTACCGGGTTGGAGTCTAACCAGGATTTCAGTGACTATACTATTCTGCATCCAAGTGGTCCGTTCACTATACAGGACAGCACTATGACGCAGTAA
- a CDS encoding LON peptidase substrate-binding domain-containing protein produces MTNFIPIFPLGVVVYPDEQLNLHIFEPRYKQLIRDCIAENKPFGIPAVIDKKMVEYGTLVEIVRLEKTYDNGEMDVVTRGIKVFRILEVIRSIPDKMFTGAIVSYPENHFNSNGRLHAQVLQALRELHHILQINKTFKKADEELIAYDIAHHAGLSLHEEYEVLHLFQELQRLEYLKRHLLKVIPLMAEMERLKDRVKLNGHFRNLTAGDV; encoded by the coding sequence ATGACGAATTTTATTCCAATATTTCCCCTTGGCGTTGTAGTTTACCCGGACGAGCAGCTGAACCTGCATATCTTTGAGCCAAGATATAAACAGCTGATCAGGGATTGTATTGCTGAAAATAAACCCTTTGGTATTCCCGCAGTGATCGATAAAAAGATGGTGGAGTATGGTACACTGGTGGAGATCGTAAGGCTAGAGAAGACATATGATAACGGAGAGATGGATGTGGTAACACGTGGCATTAAGGTATTCAGAATCCTCGAAGTGATCAGAAGTATTCCTGATAAAATGTTCACAGGAGCCATTGTTTCCTACCCTGAGAATCATTTTAACAGTAATGGCCGGCTACATGCGCAGGTTTTGCAGGCCTTGCGGGAACTGCATCACATTCTGCAGATCAATAAGACATTTAAGAAGGCTGACGAAGAGCTGATTGCCTATGATATTGCGCATCATGCGGGTTTGTCGCTGCACGAGGAATATGAGGTGCTTCACCTCTTCCAGGAACTTCAGCGCCTGGAATACCTGAAACGTCATCTCCTGAAAGTCATCCCTTTAATGGCCGAGATGGAACGGTTGAAAGACAGGGTGAAACTGAACGGGCATTTTCGGAACCTGACTGCCGGCGATGTCTGA